One region of Chanodichthys erythropterus isolate Z2021 chromosome 17, ASM2448905v1, whole genome shotgun sequence genomic DNA includes:
- the farsb gene encoding phenylalanine--tRNA ligase beta subunit, with product MPTVSVKRDLLFEALGQTYTDEEFDELCFEFGLELDEITSEKDIISREQGDEKAEGASDVVLYKIDVPANRYDLLCLEGLVRGLQVFKERMEAPRYKRVSPANGGEPQRLVITEETASVRPYAVAAVLRNITFTQERYDSFIELQEKLHQNVCRKRTLVAIGTHDLDTISGPFTYTAKPPADIRFKPLNQSKEYTATELMSLYKADSHLKHYLHIIENEPLYPIIYDSNGIVLSMPPIINGDHTKISLNTKNIFIECTATDHTKAKITLDMVVTMFSEYCEEPFTVEEAEVVYPDGRLCVYPELAYRTETLSGDFINKKVGINESAESIAQLLTRMCLRSEITGEGDQIQVEIPPTRSDVIHACDIMEDAAIAYGFNNIVRSTPRTYTVANQLPLNKLTELLRQDLAAAGFTEALTFALCSQEDIADKLGKNIAETRAVHISNPKTAEFQVARTSLLPGLLKTVAANRKMPLPLKLFEISDVVLKDETKDVGARNNRRLCAVYYNKSPGFEVIHGLLDRVMQLLDVKPGRNQGYHIQAAEDSTFFPGRCAEILSGGKSIGHLGVLHPDVISRFELTMPCSAIDIDIEPFL from the exons ACGTCAGAGAAGGACATCATAAGCCGAGAGCAGGGCGATGAGAAGGCAGAGGGGGCGTCTGATGTTGTGCTCTACAAGATCGACGTTCCAGCCAACCGCTATGATCTGCTGTGTCTGGAGGGTCTCGTCAGGGGTCTGCAGGTCTTCAAGGAGAG GATGGAAGCTCCCCGGTACAAGCGTGTGAGTCCGGCAAATGGAGGAGAGCCTCAGCGGCTGGTCATAACTGAGGAG ACGGCGTCTGTGAGGCCGTACGCTGTAGCAGCTGTTCTGCGCAACATCACCTTCACTCAGGAGCGATACGACAGCTTCATAGAGCTGCAGGAGAAACTGCACCAAAACGTCTGCAG GAAAAGGACGCTGGTTGCCATTGGAACTCATGATTTGGACACCATCTCCGGTCCGTTCACCTACACAGCCAAACCGCCCGCAGATATCCGCTTCAAACCGCTCAATCAGAGCAAAGAGTACACCGCCACTGAGCTCATGAGCCTCTATAAG GCTGACAGTCATCTGAAGCACTACCTGCATATCATCGAGAACGAACCTCTCTACCCCATTATATACGACAGTAATGGAATCGTCCTGTCTATGCCTCCTATCATCAACG gggACCACACTAAAATCTCATTAAACACAAAGAACATTTTCATTGAGTGCACAGCCACAGACCACACAAAG gcaAAGATCACGCTGGACATGGTGGTGACCATGTTTAGTGAGTACTGTGAGGAGCCGTTCAC GGTTGAGGAGGCGGAGGTTGTTTATCCTGATGGCAGATTGTGTGTGTATCCT GAGCTGGCATACAGGACGGAGACACTGTCTGGGGACTTCATCAACAAAAAAGTTGGGATCAA TGAATCAGCAGAAAGCATCGCTCAGCTGCTGACCCGGATGTGTTTGAGGTCAGAGATCACCGGTGAGGGCGATCAGATCCAGGTTGAGATCCCGCCCACACGCTCTGACGTCATCCACGCCTGTGACATCATGGAGGATGCTGCCATAGCGTACGGCTTCAACAACATCGTCAGGAGCACTCCACGCACGTACACAGTAGCCAATCAG CTCCCTCTAAATAAACTAACGGAGTTACTGAGGCAAGACCTTGCAGCCGCCGGGTTTACTGAAGCTCTGACATTCGCTCTG TGTTCGCAAGAAGATATTGCAGATAAACTCGGGAAAAACATAGCAGAAACCAGAGCAGTCCACATCTCCAACCCAAAGACTGCAGAGTTTCAG GTGGCGCGCACCTCTCTTCTTCCTGGTCTCCTGAAAACGGTCGCTGCCAACAGGAAGATGCCCCTACCTCTCAAACTGTTCGAGATTTCAGACGTCGTCCTGAAGGATGAAACAAAAG ATGTAGGAGCCCGCAACAACAGGCGACTCTGTGCCGTTTACTACAACAAGAGCCCGGGGTTTGAGGTCATCCATGGACTTCTGGACCGGGTCATGCAGCTGCTGGATGTCAAACCAGGCCGTAACCAAGGATACCACATCCAGGCGGCAGAGG ACTCCACCTTCTTCCCTGGCCGCTGTGCTGAGATTTTGTCAGGTGGCAAAAGCATCGGACACCTCGGGGTCCTTCACCCTGATGTCATCAGTCGTTTTGAGCTGACCATGCCCTGCTCTGCCATCGATATCGACATAGAGCccttcctgtga